In Burkholderia sp. NRF60-BP8, a single window of DNA contains:
- a CDS encoding type II secretion system protein N, producing the protein MRPWARRLVAVLPWVLAGGLATAVTLVALAPAAWIAPQFARATGGHVNLVDPDGSLWHGSGTLMLAPGADQSAATLLPGRVEWTTRFWPLLTGRVQMRMRQTEAMPDAVTLDATWRGAVLSAGTMAVPASLLAGLGTPFNTLDLQGDVRLGWSDWRLIGTNAFGQLTVTIDSMSSRVSRVKPLGSYRAVLQAKGAGADLDLSTTQGPLFLDGHGSFGPGQGSFRGTAHAAPEQQANLAGLLNLLGHPIGNNQVSLIFGDAQR; encoded by the coding sequence ATGCGGCCGTGGGCAAGGCGGCTCGTCGCCGTATTGCCGTGGGTGCTGGCGGGCGGCCTGGCGACGGCGGTGACGCTCGTCGCGCTCGCGCCGGCTGCGTGGATCGCGCCGCAGTTCGCGCGTGCGACCGGCGGCCACGTGAATCTCGTCGATCCGGACGGGTCGCTGTGGCACGGCTCGGGCACGCTGATGCTCGCGCCGGGCGCCGATCAGAGCGCGGCGACGCTGCTGCCGGGCCGGGTCGAATGGACCACGCGGTTCTGGCCGCTGCTGACCGGGCGCGTGCAGATGCGCATGCGGCAGACGGAAGCGATGCCCGATGCGGTCACGCTCGATGCGACGTGGCGCGGCGCGGTGCTGTCGGCGGGCACGATGGCCGTGCCCGCGTCGCTGCTCGCGGGGCTCGGCACGCCGTTCAACACGCTCGACCTGCAGGGCGACGTGCGGCTCGGCTGGAGCGACTGGCGGCTCATCGGCACCAACGCGTTCGGCCAGTTGACGGTGACGATCGATTCGATGAGTTCGCGCGTGTCGCGCGTGAAGCCGCTCGGTTCGTACCGGGCGGTATTGCAGGCGAAGGGCGCGGGTGCCGATCTCGACCTGTCGACGACGCAGGGCCCGCTGTTCCTCGACGGGCACGGCAGCTTCGGCCCCGGCCAGGGCTCGTTCCGCGGGACCGCGCATGCGGCGCCCGAGCAGCAGGCGAACCTCGCGGGGTTGCTGAACCTGCTCGGGCATCCGATCGGCAACAACCAGGTGTCGCTGATCTTCGGCGACGCGCAGCGCTGA